In the Terriglobia bacterium genome, one interval contains:
- a CDS encoding helix-turn-helix domain-containing protein: MENVFTLGIQDAAKALGISPWTVRKYVWDGRIRATRIGRRVTISVKELQRIAEEGIRNAA; the protein is encoded by the coding sequence ATGGAAAACGTCTTCACGCTGGGAATCCAGGACGCTGCAAAGGCTCTCGGCATCAGCCCCTGGACTGTCAGGAAGTACGTTTGGGACGGGCGCATTCGAGCCACGAGAATCGGAAGGCGAGTGACGATCAGCGTTAAGGAATTGCAGCGGATCGCTGAGGAAGGCATTCGGAATGCAGCCTAA
- a CDS encoding tyrosine-type recombinase/integrase has protein sequence MSIYKRGDIYYFSFWHNGVHIQKSTKQGNPRKARQAEAKYRTALIDGELELKKKPPAPLLKDFAQTFIDAIQVRCAAKPRTIEFYGQQLKRLLEFEPLANEPLNKISAGLIEDFVQWRIQKVSAASVNRALATLRRLLRYAYDRGVINRVPKVTLLKGERIREFILSREDEGRYLEACPQPLHDIAVLLLDTGLRIGEAVAIQWKDVHFQPAQGARLGFIHIAAGKSRYAKRNISLTARARAMLEERLKDSSSEFVFAKPEALPLLVSSLDHIHAELRQALNLNPEFVIHSLRHTALTRLGEAGVDPFTLQRIAGHSSITMTARYCHPTPAALEDAIERLDAANRALGPENRQPTVANPATLAIAEADAL, from the coding sequence ATGAGCATCTATAAACGCGGTGATATTTACTACTTTTCATTTTGGCACAATGGAGTTCACATCCAGAAATCCACGAAACAGGGCAATCCCCGAAAGGCAAGGCAGGCTGAGGCGAAGTATCGAACTGCCTTGATCGACGGGGAATTGGAACTCAAGAAGAAGCCTCCAGCTCCGCTCCTCAAGGACTTCGCACAGACATTCATTGATGCAATCCAAGTTCGGTGCGCTGCCAAGCCGAGGACGATTGAATTCTACGGTCAGCAGTTGAAACGCCTACTGGAATTCGAGCCCCTGGCGAATGAGCCGTTGAACAAGATCAGTGCGGGGCTGATCGAGGATTTCGTGCAGTGGAGAATTCAGAAGGTTTCCGCTGCCTCCGTCAATCGCGCGTTAGCCACGCTGCGGAGGTTGCTCCGCTACGCGTATGACCGGGGAGTCATTAACCGTGTTCCGAAAGTGACTCTGCTTAAAGGTGAGCGAATCCGGGAATTCATCCTCTCCCGCGAAGACGAGGGGCGGTACCTTGAGGCGTGTCCGCAACCCTTGCACGACATTGCAGTGCTCCTCCTCGATACGGGACTCCGCATAGGAGAGGCAGTCGCCATTCAATGGAAGGACGTTCATTTCCAGCCTGCTCAAGGAGCCCGATTAGGCTTCATCCACATTGCAGCCGGGAAGAGCAGGTACGCCAAACGGAACATAAGCCTCACTGCACGGGCAAGAGCAATGCTGGAGGAGCGGCTCAAGGACTCCAGCTCGGAATTCGTCTTTGCAAAGCCCGAGGCACTGCCCCTGTTGGTTAGTTCACTCGATCACATCCATGCCGAGCTGCGACAAGCCTTGAACCTGAACCCGGAGTTTGTTATACATTCCCTGCGCCACACGGCGTTAACGCGTTTGGGAGAGGCTGGAGTTGATCCGTTCACATTGCAACGGATTGCCGGGCACAGCTCGATAACCATGACCGCAAGATACTGTCACCCAACTCCGGCGGCACTGGAGGACGCAATCGAGCGGTTGGACGCGGCAAATCGGGCTCTGGGACCCGAAAATCGACAGCCTACCGTCGCAAATCCTGCTACACTGGCAATTGCGGAGGCTGATGCGCTTTAG